The following coding sequences are from one Candidatus Nitrohelix vancouverensis window:
- a CDS encoding glycosyltransferase family 2 protein, with the protein MILGKKVIVVFPAYNAEKTLEQTYGELPHEYVDEVILVDDHSKDDTSKLSRDLGLKTITHPHNRGYGGNQKTCYREALALGADIVIMVHPDYQYSPKLTTAMGALIASGEYDMALGSRIIGGNVLSGGMPLYKYIANRCLTLFQNLLLGAKLSEYHTGFRAFSREVLETLPLEENSDDFIFDNEMILQAHYFGFQIGELSCPTKYFEEASSINFQRSVIYGLGVVSRTLQLLLHKWGFLPNRLFNKEGKRLTGSAES; encoded by the coding sequence ATGATTTTAGGAAAAAAGGTCATTGTGGTTTTCCCCGCGTATAACGCGGAAAAAACGCTGGAGCAGACCTACGGTGAATTGCCTCACGAATACGTGGACGAAGTGATTCTGGTGGACGATCATTCCAAGGACGACACCTCCAAATTGTCGAGGGATCTGGGTTTGAAGACCATCACGCACCCTCACAATCGGGGCTACGGCGGCAACCAGAAGACCTGTTATCGCGAGGCCCTGGCATTGGGAGCGGATATCGTCATCATGGTGCATCCCGATTACCAGTATTCGCCGAAACTGACCACCGCCATGGGAGCGTTGATCGCTTCGGGTGAATACGATATGGCGCTGGGGTCGAGAATCATCGGCGGCAATGTGCTGAGCGGGGGCATGCCTCTTTACAAATACATCGCCAACCGATGTCTCACCCTGTTTCAGAATCTTTTGCTGGGGGCCAAACTGTCGGAGTATCACACCGGCTTTCGCGCCTTCAGTCGCGAAGTGCTGGAGACCCTGCCGCTGGAAGAAAATTCAGACGATTTTATTTTTGATAACGAGATGATTCTGCAGGCACATTATTTTGGCTTCCAGATCGGCGAACTCAGTTGCCCGACCAAATATTTTGAGGAGGCCTCTTCGATCAACTTCCAGCGAAGCGTGATCTATGGTCTGGGTGTGGTCTCGCGAACCCTGCAATTGCTCCTGCACAAATGGGGCTTCCTCCCCAACCGGCTCTTCAACAAAGAAGGAAAACGTTTGACGGGATCGGCGGAGTCTTAG
- a CDS encoding CDP-alcohol phosphatidyltransferase family protein yields MQIVDPPGKSLALGALNAVILFPQSTSRLVAFEKDVAGLTLFKRMAIALSRAGVVNIQVVDHDLAETERKELVRELQSDSRFEGHVSWAKDPLGDWTERWSRSPCLLVRGPSIIFPDTLKAFIRSEDTQEALEKDQAAQLRLTGSGLAPLWIAPRGRADLLRQWLKGENLNPAVSSLPGDRHYFSLVQTISQLRVAEKKYISLHRHHYHQAMDIWFNSIFSLRLSALFVKTRVTPNQLTLFGLVIGIVAGYCFSRGDYAGGLVGGILLALTAIWDCCDGDVARLKFMQSDFGERLDTACDNLINVFIFTGMMLGVARVEGLQSALIPFSMLAVGGFAIFCLIYFPGGGKGAGFKDSPMHDVVMVLASRNFIYVILLFAVFGKIEAFLWLAGWGSLAFALILFIAWRNTKAPVRS; encoded by the coding sequence ATGCAGATCGTTGATCCTCCAGGAAAGAGCCTTGCGCTGGGCGCATTGAATGCGGTGATTTTGTTTCCGCAGTCGACGTCGCGTCTTGTCGCTTTTGAAAAGGACGTCGCGGGTTTGACCCTGTTTAAACGCATGGCGATCGCTTTGAGTCGCGCGGGGGTTGTCAATATTCAAGTTGTTGATCACGATTTGGCGGAAACCGAGCGCAAGGAACTGGTCCGCGAGTTACAGTCCGATTCGCGCTTCGAGGGGCATGTGTCCTGGGCGAAAGATCCTTTGGGGGATTGGACAGAGCGATGGAGCCGTTCTCCCTGCCTTCTCGTGCGGGGGCCGTCTATCATTTTCCCCGACACCTTGAAGGCGTTCATCCGCTCAGAAGACACGCAGGAGGCGCTGGAGAAAGATCAGGCGGCGCAATTGCGTCTGACCGGAAGCGGACTTGCTCCCTTATGGATCGCGCCCAGAGGTCGGGCGGACCTGTTGCGACAATGGCTGAAAGGCGAAAACCTGAATCCGGCAGTGTCCAGTCTTCCGGGCGACCGGCATTATTTCAGCCTTGTGCAGACGATCTCCCAGTTGCGGGTCGCGGAAAAAAAATACATTTCATTGCATCGACACCATTATCATCAGGCGATGGACATATGGTTCAATTCGATTTTCTCGCTTCGCCTGTCGGCCTTGTTTGTGAAAACCCGGGTGACGCCGAATCAACTGACCTTGTTTGGCCTGGTGATAGGGATTGTGGCGGGCTATTGTTTTTCGCGCGGCGATTACGCGGGAGGGCTGGTGGGAGGTATTCTTCTCGCCTTAACCGCGATCTGGGATTGTTGCGACGGGGACGTGGCTCGCTTGAAGTTCATGCAATCGGATTTTGGCGAACGGCTGGACACGGCTTGCGATAATCTCATCAACGTTTTTATTTTTACGGGTATGATGCTGGGCGTTGCGCGCGTTGAGGGATTGCAATCGGCTTTGATTCCTTTTTCAATGCTGGCGGTGGGCGGTTTTGCAATTTTTTGTTTGATCTATTTTCCCGGCGGCGGCAAAGGCGCGGGTTTCAAGGATAGCCCGATGCACGATGTGGTAATGGTCCTTGCCAGCCGCAATTTTATTTACGTCATTCTTCTTTTCGCGGTCTTTGGTAAAATCGAAGCCTTTCTCTGGCTGGCGGGTTGGGGCTCGCTGGCGTTCGCTCTGATTTTGTTCATTGCCTGGCGGAATACGAAGGCTCCGGTTCGATCATGA
- a CDS encoding biopolymer transporter ExbD, translating to MIQFKQKRKDSFRLDLAPMINIVFLLLIFFMLTSTAIQSGLQVDLPDAESAEQLEKRHHLVRISKDQALEYEGKPVDLDALGRALVTEVEKGKPGALEIQSDKDVEFEFFGQVIERARESGVEEFIFATDRLESEGRN from the coding sequence ATGATTCAGTTTAAACAAAAAAGAAAAGATTCGTTCCGACTTGACCTGGCGCCGATGATCAATATCGTGTTCCTGTTGTTGATCTTTTTCATGCTGACCTCGACGGCCATTCAATCGGGACTGCAGGTGGACTTGCCCGACGCCGAATCGGCGGAACAGCTGGAGAAGCGACACCATCTGGTGCGAATCTCGAAAGATCAGGCTCTGGAGTACGAAGGCAAGCCGGTCGATCTGGATGCTCTGGGGCGGGCGTTAGTCACTGAAGTGGAGAAAGGAAAACCGGGCGCTTTGGAAATTCAGTCCGACAAGGATGTTGAGTTTGAATTTTTCGGGCAGGTGATCGAACGGGCGCGGGAGTCTGGCGTCGAAGAGTTTATCTTTGCCACCGACCGTCTGGAAAGCGAAGGCAGAAACTAA
- a CDS encoding DEAD/DEAH box helicase, translating to MLASPPTPSREEFQLLNLIAPLCRAVREEKYSQPTPIQKQAIPYLLEGRDLMGCAQTGTGKTGAFALPLLQRLSERNKPPRAKGVSALILTPTRELALQISQSFQIYGRYLKIKHAVVFGGSSYKVQIRSLARGVDVLVATPGRLLDLIEQGYVRLDEVSIFVLDEADRMLDMGFLPNIRQFLQMMPADRQSMLFSATLPNEIARLAKQFLNDPVTVSVTPQSSTAEKIDQRVLFVDRENKSDLLESVLQDPDIQRVLIFTRTRHGANKIAEKLKKIRIKAEAIHSNKSQAARLDALKKFRSGNARVLVATDIASRGLDVDGITHVINYELPNEPESYVHRIGRTARAGKEGKAISFCDAGERGFLRNIERAIKQNVAVVDDHPFHSITVANQKVRNASGDKKSFGKRYSGKPSSTQDARRPSRRPKGKFNGSAMSFKNKKPRRATKTARQG from the coding sequence ATGCTAGCATCACCCCCTACTCCTTCTCGCGAGGAGTTCCAATTGTTGAATCTAATTGCGCCTTTGTGTCGCGCCGTTCGCGAGGAAAAATACTCACAACCCACACCCATCCAGAAACAAGCGATTCCTTACCTTTTAGAAGGAAGAGACTTGATGGGTTGCGCACAAACTGGAACCGGTAAGACGGGCGCTTTTGCCCTGCCGCTCCTGCAACGCTTATCAGAACGCAACAAGCCTCCGCGAGCGAAAGGAGTCAGCGCGCTGATACTGACACCCACCCGGGAATTGGCTCTTCAAATCAGCCAGAGCTTCCAGATCTACGGACGCTATCTGAAAATCAAACACGCCGTCGTTTTCGGCGGTTCGAGTTATAAAGTGCAAATTCGCTCTCTTGCCCGCGGTGTCGATGTTCTGGTCGCCACTCCGGGACGTTTGCTGGATTTGATCGAGCAAGGTTATGTGCGTTTGGACGAAGTCAGCATTTTCGTTCTCGATGAAGCGGATCGCATGCTGGACATGGGCTTTCTGCCCAATATTCGCCAGTTTTTACAAATGATGCCGGCGGATCGACAATCGATGTTGTTCTCCGCGACCCTGCCAAACGAAATTGCGCGACTCGCAAAACAGTTTTTAAACGATCCCGTCACCGTGAGCGTCACTCCGCAGTCCAGCACGGCGGAAAAAATCGACCAGCGCGTTTTGTTCGTCGACCGGGAAAACAAAAGCGATCTGCTCGAATCCGTATTGCAGGACCCGGACATTCAGCGCGTTCTGATCTTCACGCGGACTCGACATGGCGCGAACAAAATCGCGGAAAAACTGAAGAAAATTCGCATCAAGGCGGAAGCCATTCACAGCAACAAATCGCAAGCCGCCCGTCTCGATGCCTTGAAAAAGTTTCGTTCGGGTAACGCGCGCGTTTTGGTCGCTACGGATATCGCATCGCGCGGCCTCGACGTTGACGGCATCACGCATGTCATCAACTACGAGCTTCCCAACGAACCGGAAAGCTATGTGCATCGCATTGGACGTACGGCGCGCGCAGGCAAAGAGGGAAAAGCCATTTCCTTTTGCGACGCCGGCGAACGCGGATTCTTGAGAAACATTGAACGCGCGATCAAGCAGAATGTCGCGGTTGTGGACGATCATCCCTTCCATTCCATTACGGTTGCGAACCAGAAAGTGCGTAACGCTTCCGGCGACAAAAAGTCGTTTGGAAAACGCTACTCAGGGAAGCCGTCTTCAACGCAGGATGCGCGCCGCCCGAGCCGACGCCCCAAAGGCAAATTCAACGGCAGCGCCATGAGCTTCAAAAACAAAAAACCCCGAAGAGCGACTAAAACCGCGCGACAGGGTTAA
- a CDS encoding type II toxin-antitoxin system RelE/ParE family toxin, translating to MEIREYLLEDGSSPFADWFDGLEAQAALKVNTYITRIGNGNVSAVKSIGAGVHECVIDWGPGYRVYLGKDGDKLIILLGGGTKKRQQKDIERAKLLWREYKKRKKET from the coding sequence ATGGAGATTAGAGAATACCTTCTCGAAGATGGAAGCAGTCCTTTTGCCGACTGGTTTGATGGGTTGGAAGCGCAAGCCGCGCTCAAAGTGAATACTTATATCACGCGGATAGGCAATGGGAATGTGTCTGCCGTTAAAAGCATCGGCGCTGGCGTGCATGAATGTGTTATCGACTGGGGGCCGGGCTACCGTGTGTATTTGGGTAAAGATGGCGACAAACTGATCATCTTGCTGGGTGGCGGAACCAAGAAGCGTCAGCAGAAGGATATAGAACGAGCAAAGCTTCTCTGGCGGGAGTATAAAAAGCGGAAAAAGGAAACCTAA
- a CDS encoding biopolymer transporter ExbD gives MLAISPERKRKFRADLAPLIDVVFLLLIFFMLTFATPGQGLDVSLPNGGGEVSDKLPLEIEIDAQGAIFLGGESVPLERLTERLEDAFQERGDTALSIRASGKTSYDRFAGVFDRARLAGATDFAIVM, from the coding sequence ATGCTAGCGATTTCCCCAGAAAGAAAAAGAAAATTTCGCGCCGATCTGGCGCCCCTGATCGACGTGGTGTTTCTGTTGTTGATTTTTTTCATGCTCACCTTCGCAACGCCGGGGCAGGGCCTGGACGTCAGCCTTCCCAATGGCGGCGGCGAAGTCTCGGACAAGCTTCCGTTGGAAATCGAAATCGACGCGCAGGGGGCGATATTCCTTGGCGGCGAATCGGTGCCTCTGGAGCGTTTGACCGAACGGCTGGAAGATGCGTTTCAAGAGAGAGGCGACACTGCTTTATCAATTCGCGCCAGCGGGAAAACTTCTTACGACCGATTCGCAGGCGTATTTGACAGGGCGCGTCTGGCGGGCGCGACCGATTTTGCAATCGTCATGTAA
- a CDS encoding cytochrome P460 family protein has product MIKYAIALITIAGFMTAASVSAESAYAPNVNMKTGAIQVPEDYTSWATLGTWSHANEKGEAPGAQEFHVVYTQPETIEYYRKHKAFPDGAVLVKELLTTKTMPMTTGLAVSHATSIKGWFVLVRDTQGRFAESKLWGDGWGWSFFSADSPKKTSSTDYKKDCVSCHLPARELAPKEAHDADKWIYTFGYLALQKK; this is encoded by the coding sequence ATGATTAAATATGCAATCGCCCTGATAACAATCGCCGGATTCATGACCGCCGCCAGCGTGTCCGCCGAGTCCGCTTACGCTCCCAATGTGAATATGAAGACCGGAGCGATACAAGTCCCCGAAGATTATACGAGCTGGGCGACTCTGGGAACCTGGTCGCACGCCAATGAAAAAGGCGAAGCGCCCGGCGCCCAGGAATTTCACGTCGTCTACACGCAACCGGAAACTATTGAATATTACCGCAAGCACAAAGCCTTCCCCGACGGCGCCGTGCTGGTCAAGGAACTGCTGACGACGAAAACCATGCCGATGACCACCGGTTTAGCGGTGAGCCACGCTACCTCCATCAAGGGCTGGTTCGTTCTGGTGCGCGACACGCAGGGCCGCTTCGCCGAGTCGAAACTCTGGGGCGACGGCTGGGGCTGGTCCTTTTTCAGCGCAGACAGCCCGAAGAAAACGTCCTCGACCGACTACAAAAAAGACTGCGTCTCCTGCCACCTCCCGGCAAGAGAGCTGGCCCCCAAAGAAGCCCACGATGCCGATAAATGGATCTACACCTTCGGCTACCTCGCGCTACAAAAGAAGTGA
- a CDS encoding transcriptional regulator, with product MAITKNFKETIQARALRDPEFRHGLLKESIESMLAGDPETGKMILRDYINATIGFEKLGVIVQKSPKSLMRMFSPSGNPTANNLFGIIHTLQKKEGVHFEVKTTR from the coding sequence ATGGCGATAACAAAAAATTTTAAAGAAACGATACAGGCGCGTGCCCTGCGCGATCCTGAATTTCGTCACGGTTTGCTTAAAGAAAGTATTGAAAGCATGTTAGCGGGAGACCCGGAAACCGGAAAAATGATATTGCGGGATTATATCAACGCCACCATTGGTTTCGAAAAACTGGGCGTGATCGTACAAAAATCTCCTAAAAGCCTCATGCGCATGTTCAGCCCGAGCGGCAACCCCACCGCCAACAATCTGTTTGGCATCATCCACACCCTCCAAAAAAAAGAAGGCGTGCATTTCGAAGTGAAGACTACGCGGTAA
- a CDS encoding winged helix-turn-helix transcriptional regulator encodes MDRFAALAEPNRRRMIELIVANGEMASTDISNEFDISAPAVSQHLKVLREADLVKMEKRAQQRIYSLNPQGVDEMWEWLNQMRKFWSERFDALDALLLKEHYKPEGKNK; translated from the coding sequence ATGGATAGATTTGCAGCCCTCGCAGAACCTAACCGCCGCCGCATGATTGAATTGATCGTGGCGAACGGTGAAATGGCTTCGACAGACATAAGTAATGAATTTGATATAAGTGCCCCGGCTGTCTCCCAGCATTTGAAAGTTTTACGGGAGGCTGATCTAGTAAAAATGGAAAAACGGGCGCAGCAGCGGATATATTCTTTAAACCCGCAAGGAGTTGATGAAATGTGGGAATGGCTGAATCAGATGCGCAAATTCTGGAGTGAGCGTTTTGATGCACTAGACGCGTTACTTTTAAAAGAACATTATAAACCGGAAGGAAAAAACAAATGA
- the hspQ gene encoding heat shock protein HspQ gives MSATKARFHIGQQILHKRFNYHGIVIGVDLQFNSSEEWYELVATSRPPKDRPWYHILAHDGRRTYVAERHLDPDPHINN, from the coding sequence ATGAGCGCAACGAAAGCAAGATTTCATATCGGTCAACAGATTCTGCACAAGCGGTTCAATTACCACGGCATCGTCATTGGCGTTGACCTTCAGTTCAATAGCAGCGAAGAGTGGTATGAACTGGTTGCCACCAGCCGACCCCCGAAAGATCGTCCCTGGTACCATATCCTCGCGCATGACGGGCGTCGCACCTATGTGGCGGAACGTCATCTCGACCCGGACCCGCACATCAATAACTGA
- a CDS encoding NifU family protein, translating to MKILEVQETPNPAARKFVMDGPVTDKKTESIAIEEDEEYNGDNPLAREIFKFGATELFFCGNDVSVTMFNETAWKYFMNDVLHAIETQLSPENKARIEQEKKESVVNRIDKETFPSLPDEDKRIIVEELMDEMIRPALANDGGGLEILNVEGNDIHIKYQGACGSCPSSTGGTLRAIEKTVRGYLNPDMAIVIKH from the coding sequence ATGAAAATACTGGAAGTTCAGGAAACGCCGAACCCGGCGGCAAGAAAGTTTGTGATGGACGGGCCGGTGACGGACAAGAAGACGGAATCCATCGCCATTGAAGAGGACGAGGAATACAACGGGGACAACCCGCTGGCGCGTGAAATTTTTAAATTTGGCGCGACGGAGTTATTTTTCTGCGGCAACGACGTTTCGGTGACGATGTTCAACGAAACCGCGTGGAAATATTTCATGAACGACGTTCTCCACGCGATTGAAACGCAATTATCGCCGGAAAACAAGGCGCGCATCGAGCAGGAGAAGAAGGAGTCCGTCGTCAACCGGATCGACAAGGAAACCTTTCCGAGTTTACCGGACGAGGACAAGCGGATTATCGTGGAGGAATTGATGGATGAGATGATTCGCCCTGCATTGGCGAACGATGGCGGCGGATTGGAGATTTTGAACGTCGAAGGAAACGACATTCATATCAAGTATCAGGGAGCTTGCGGGAGTTGCCCAAGTTCAACCGGCGGAACCTTGCGGGCGATTGAGAAAACGGTTCGGGGCTATCTGAACCCCGACATGGCGATCGTCATCAAGCATTGA
- a CDS encoding CDP-alcohol phosphatidyltransferase family protein, whose translation MKDKDLLKRGAIFLTSPPDAIPFADWYLKPVAEVSLLLRNVLSLQRAGWKDIWVIAPQSLCHGEERARLERALEDPRVRVQTTFADVGDWELWSDAGNKTALFHGSDLHDKGDLMKIQKLPDEQLPSDYQMISMGAEQLREFAESLQFPAGVSEGGEGTVLAFRRPDSELRSFSDFASTEEAMLQACGLSNDSFGDRLVTRHVSRFLTRRILKTSASPNEITLWSLVIGMASALCFLQGGYWGGLTGALLLQISAWVDCVDGEVARLKFMESKIGGELDILCDNIVHVSIFFCMGMGLYFETQNDWYRTFGALAVMGNLLSFSILSSGIIEQKSKASASTSSAPSSSKKPEDELANRDFTYFLLIFALLGQTHLFIGLTAIGANVFAAYLIYSRWKASKDASQA comes from the coding sequence ATGAAGGATAAAGACTTATTGAAGCGAGGCGCGATCTTTTTGACGTCGCCTCCTGATGCGATACCTTTTGCCGACTGGTATTTGAAACCGGTCGCTGAAGTTTCGCTCTTATTGCGCAATGTGCTCAGTTTGCAGAGAGCGGGCTGGAAGGATATCTGGGTGATCGCGCCGCAATCTCTGTGCCATGGCGAAGAGCGCGCGCGACTGGAGCGCGCTTTGGAGGATCCCCGAGTTCGAGTCCAAACGACTTTTGCCGATGTGGGCGACTGGGAGTTGTGGAGCGATGCTGGTAATAAAACGGCTCTTTTTCATGGCAGTGACTTGCATGACAAGGGGGATTTGATGAAAATTCAAAAGTTGCCGGATGAACAGCTTCCTTCCGATTATCAAATGATTTCTATGGGCGCAGAACAGTTGCGTGAATTTGCGGAATCGCTGCAATTTCCTGCAGGCGTTTCTGAAGGTGGAGAGGGAACTGTCCTGGCCTTTCGCAGGCCGGATTCAGAGCTTCGCAGTTTTTCGGATTTTGCATCGACCGAGGAGGCCATGTTGCAGGCCTGCGGCTTGAGTAATGATAGTTTCGGAGATCGCCTGGTGACGCGACATGTTTCGCGTTTTCTGACCCGGCGTATTTTAAAGACTTCGGCGTCTCCGAATGAAATCACCTTGTGGAGCCTGGTGATTGGCATGGCCTCGGCCCTGTGCTTTCTTCAAGGCGGCTATTGGGGCGGTTTGACCGGCGCCCTGCTGTTGCAAATTTCCGCCTGGGTGGATTGCGTGGACGGCGAGGTGGCGCGTCTCAAGTTCATGGAGTCAAAAATTGGCGGGGAGCTGGATATTCTCTGCGACAATATTGTCCATGTCTCGATATTCTTTTGCATGGGAATGGGTTTGTATTTTGAAACACAGAACGACTGGTATCGAACCTTTGGCGCTTTGGCGGTTATGGGCAACCTGCTGTCATTTTCTATCTTGAGTTCGGGCATCATCGAGCAAAAATCGAAAGCGAGCGCCTCCACGTCGAGCGCTCCCTCGAGCTCTAAAAAACCGGAGGATGAACTGGCGAATCGGGATTTCACTTACTTCCTGCTGATCTTCGCCCTGTTGGGACAAACGCATCTGTTCATCGGTCTGACGGCGATTGGCGCCAACGTTTTTGCCGCTTACCTGATTTATTCCCGATGGAAGGCGTCCAAGGACGCGTCGCAGGCTTGA
- a CDS encoding MotA/TolQ/ExbB proton channel family protein: protein MDETTGLWASTLQLIGKGGVVMFPILLCSVIALAIVIERLVFFKRVSEDFESYYAKVRSMLEGGRKDSALAYCRDEPHMLGRMMIPGIEQTEMPRWKLEETLTLAGQEEINLCGKHVRGLEVIATIAPLMGLLGTVVGMVQAFNKVAQYKGQVDPGLLAGGIWEALLTTAAGLAVAIPTVVMLHFFEKKIETISFQLAKYGQLFVHFLDANRGAKTAERETSNASY, encoded by the coding sequence ATGGATGAGACGACGGGTTTGTGGGCGTCGACCCTGCAATTGATCGGCAAAGGCGGGGTCGTGATGTTTCCGATCCTGTTGTGTTCGGTGATTGCCTTGGCGATAGTGATCGAACGATTGGTTTTTTTCAAGCGCGTGTCTGAGGATTTTGAATCTTACTACGCCAAAGTGCGTTCGATGCTGGAAGGCGGGCGCAAGGACAGCGCGCTGGCTTATTGTCGGGATGAACCGCATATGCTGGGTCGCATGATGATTCCGGGAATCGAGCAGACGGAGATGCCGCGCTGGAAGCTGGAAGAAACCCTGACGCTTGCCGGACAGGAAGAGATCAACCTTTGCGGCAAGCATGTGCGCGGGTTGGAAGTGATCGCGACCATCGCTCCTTTGATGGGTCTGCTGGGAACGGTTGTGGGAATGGTGCAGGCCTTCAATAAAGTCGCGCAATACAAAGGCCAGGTGGACCCAGGTTTGCTGGCTGGCGGCATCTGGGAAGCTCTGCTCACGACGGCGGCAGGTCTGGCGGTGGCGATTCCAACCGTTGTCATGTTGCATTTTTTTGAAAAGAAAATCGAAACCATTTCCTTCCAGCTTGCAAAATACGGACAGTTGTTTGTTCACTTCCTCGATGCAAATCGAGGCGCGAAGACGGCGGAACGTGAAACGTCCAACGCTTCTTACTGA
- a CDS encoding SRPBCC family protein, whose product MTTPVDAKLDLVLKRELAVPVNLVWRGLTEPGLLKQWFVPKPWSISDCRVDLRPGGEFYTVMQDPEGNEFPNTGCFLEIIEEKRLVWTSVLHTDYRPAPSPATGDKECAHIAMTAIIELEVLSSGTGYTAHAMHNAPEQKKAHEDMGFHDGWGTTITQLEELLKQL is encoded by the coding sequence ATGACAACACCCGTTGATGCAAAACTGGATCTGGTTTTAAAAAGAGAACTGGCTGTCCCTGTTAATCTTGTCTGGCGCGGTCTGACCGAGCCGGGGCTTTTAAAGCAGTGGTTTGTTCCAAAACCATGGAGCATTTCAGACTGCCGTGTTGACCTGCGTCCGGGCGGAGAATTTTATACGGTTATGCAAGACCCGGAAGGTAATGAATTTCCGAACACGGGTTGTTTTCTGGAGATTATAGAAGAAAAGCGTTTAGTTTGGACAAGCGTTTTACACACCGATTACCGGCCTGCGCCTTCCCCAGCTACCGGCGATAAAGAATGTGCTCATATCGCCATGACCGCCATTATAGAGCTTGAAGTGCTGTCATCCGGCACCGGCTACACGGCCCATGCGATGCACAACGCGCCCGAGCAGAAAAAGGCGCATGAAGACATGGGCTTCCATGACGGCTGGGGAACAACGATCACGCAACTCGAAGAGCTACTGAAGCAGCTATGA
- a CDS encoding energy transducer TonB yields the protein MSLLDGFDPEPYAASETEATLEDLDDGESISLDTKEVKYASYFARIKHQIERVWAYPIEAAQRGIQGAVVLRFVIDKHGTLAGVWVKETSDSNMLDLAAIKAVKDAAPFYPFPITISKEKISIAARFEYTPRFVHADR from the coding sequence ATGTCTCTGCTGGACGGTTTTGATCCGGAACCTTACGCGGCTTCGGAAACGGAAGCGACCTTGGAAGATCTTGACGACGGCGAATCGATTTCTCTCGATACCAAGGAAGTGAAGTACGCTTCTTATTTTGCCCGTATCAAACACCAGATCGAACGGGTTTGGGCTTACCCCATCGAAGCGGCGCAACGTGGAATTCAGGGCGCGGTGGTTTTGCGTTTCGTTATCGACAAGCATGGCACCCTGGCGGGCGTCTGGGTGAAGGAAACTTCGGATTCGAATATGCTGGATTTGGCCGCGATCAAGGCGGTGAAAGACGCGGCTCCGTTTTATCCATTCCCGATCACCATTTCTAAAGAAAAAATTTCAATCGCCGCGCGGTTCGAATACACTCCCCGTTTTGTTCATGCAGATCGTTGA